Proteins encoded by one window of Actinocorallia herbida:
- a CDS encoding alpha-hydroxy acid oxidase, producing the protein MVEAITFHDAQSTFVTLGEIHAAAQRTLDSSVWDFLEGGAGAEWTLAANRAAVDAWAFRPRVLRGTAPPDLSTTLLGVELAMPVLVAPFGADRLFHPEGHRAVTAAVQEAGIASIVPEAGSFSLETLAKEAPGAARFFQLHALGSDEMFLGLAGRARDAGYAALCVTVDSPVDGWRERNKTNRFGLDTSAMEGNHDSAEELFGPMLRNDEPVWTWARLAALARRAGMPFLAKGVLVGEDAHEAVEAGACAVYVSNHGGRQLDGAPATLTQLPEIVRAVEGRVPVIIDGGFRRGTDILKALALGADAVTLGRPIAYGLAAGGREGVAAVLDLLRREMRATMTLLGRATVADLGPTAVQKAER; encoded by the coding sequence ATGGTCGAGGCCATCACGTTCCATGACGCCCAAAGCACTTTCGTCACCCTCGGTGAGATCCACGCCGCCGCCCAACGCACGCTGGACTCGTCGGTCTGGGACTTCCTGGAGGGAGGCGCCGGCGCCGAGTGGACCCTCGCCGCCAACCGGGCGGCCGTGGACGCGTGGGCCTTCCGCCCCCGGGTGCTGCGGGGGACCGCGCCGCCCGACCTTTCCACCACCCTGCTCGGCGTCGAGCTGGCGATGCCCGTCCTGGTCGCGCCGTTCGGCGCGGACCGGCTCTTCCACCCCGAGGGCCATCGCGCGGTGACCGCCGCCGTCCAGGAGGCGGGGATCGCCTCGATCGTCCCGGAGGCGGGCTCGTTCAGCCTGGAGACCCTCGCGAAGGAGGCGCCCGGCGCCGCCCGCTTCTTCCAGCTGCACGCGCTCGGCTCGGACGAGATGTTCCTCGGCCTCGCCGGACGCGCCCGTGACGCCGGATACGCGGCCCTGTGCGTCACCGTCGACTCGCCCGTCGACGGCTGGCGCGAGCGCAACAAGACCAACCGCTTCGGCCTCGACACCTCGGCGATGGAGGGCAACCACGACTCGGCCGAGGAGCTGTTCGGGCCGATGCTGCGCAACGACGAGCCGGTCTGGACCTGGGCGCGGCTCGCCGCGCTCGCCCGGCGGGCCGGGATGCCGTTCCTCGCCAAGGGCGTGCTGGTCGGCGAGGACGCCCACGAGGCCGTCGAGGCGGGGGCCTGCGCGGTCTACGTCTCCAACCACGGCGGCCGCCAGCTCGACGGCGCGCCCGCGACGCTCACCCAGCTTCCGGAGATCGTCCGCGCGGTCGAAGGGCGGGTCCCGGTGATCATCGACGGGGGGTTCCGGCGCGGCACCGACATCCTGAAGGCGCTCGCGCTCGGCGCGGACGCCGTCACGCTCGGCCGCCCCATCGCCTACGGCCTCGCCGCGGGCGGACGGGAAGGGGTCGCCGCCGTCCTCGACCTGCTGCGGCGTGAGATGCGCGCCACGATGACCCTCCTCGGCCGCGCGACCGTCGCCGACCTCGGCCCCACCGCGGTC